The stretch of DNA CCAGGGGGAAACGGGGGCGCGGCGATCTCGCCCTCTGCGTCTGCTCCGCCGCACACGATCGGCCCCCGCCTGCGCCATCGCCGCCTGTTTGAACCCCGGCCCCGCGAGACGCCGCACCCGACTGGGGCCCCGCCCCCTGCCTTCGCCGTCGCCGCCCGCCTGAACCCCGGCCCCGCGAGACGCCGCACCCGGCCGACACCTGCACCCCGGCCCTTCTTTCGCCGTCGCCGCCCGCTTGAACCCCGACCCCGCGAGACGCCGCCCCCGGCTAGGGCCCCGCCCCTACCTCCGCCGTCGCCGCCCGCCTGAACCCCGGCCCCGCGAGACGCCGCACCCGGCCGACACCTGCACCCCGGCCCTTCTTTCGCCGTCGCCGCCCGCTTGAACCCCGACCCCGCGAGACGCCGCCCCCGGCTAGGGCCCCGCCCCGCCCCTACCTCCGCCGTCGCCGCCCGCCTGAACCTCAACCCCGCGAGACGCCGCCCCCGACTGGCCCCCGACCCCGCCGATCCCGTGCCGCTCCCCGGGGCCACCGCCCGGCCTGCCCCCGCGGTCCGGGGCCGGCGCATGGAGCTCCGAAGGGCCGGAAAACGGCGGCGGCCCCGAGCCCAGCGGAGGTGGGCTCGGGGCCGATACGGGGCTTCACCGCAGGTGGACCGGGTCCACGAGGCGAGGCCGCCGCCGGCGCTCTCGGCGGCCGGGGCGGCAGCCGGGGTCAGCCCGTGGGCTGCTCGTCGACCTCGACGTCGAAGTTCACGTCGCTGCCCTCGACCGAGGTCGTGGTGATGGTGACCCCGAGGGTCTGGCCGCCCGCGGTGAGTTCGCAGCGGATGGAGGAGCCGACCTCCGCCGGAAGGTCCTCAGGGCAGGTGAGGTCGTCGGGCGTCTGGCCGACCTGCTCCTCCAGGACCGCGGCGGCCTCCTGCGCGACCTCGTCGGCGGGGACGCCGGCGGCGTCCCCGCCCGCCCCGGGAGCATCGCCGCCGCTCTCGGGGGCCGCCCCGTCCGACTCGGGGGCGCTGCTCTCCCCGCCGCCGGCGCCGCCGTCCTCCGCCGGCCCGGCATCACCGATGCTGGCGTTGAACGAGCAGCCGGCGGTGAGGAGCAGCGTCAGCACCCCGAGCCCGACGCCCGCGGCCACCCGGTTCCGATTTCCGGCTCGCATTCGATTCCCCCTGCTTTCGTCCGGTGGTGGGATTCCTCAGCCTAGGACGTGGGCCCCCTCCCGCGGGTTCCGGGTATCCGTCCTTCTCTTGATGGTCCCGACGCCGCGGCCCGTCGGCGCGCACCTCCGGGGCCGCACCTCCGGGGCCACACCGCCGGGGCCACACCGCCGAGGTCACCGCCCGGCGGCCGTCTCCCCGCCGGAGGGCCGGACCGGGGTCCCCGGTCCAGGGACCTCCTCCGCCGGGACGATGACCGGGGCGCGGGACGTGGGGTGCCGCAGGATGTGCACCCGCTGGCCGTACACGGCCTCGATCCGCTCCTCGGTGAGCACGTCGGCGGGGGCGCCGTCGGCGACCAGCCGGCCGGCGGCGAAGACCAGCACCCGGTCGGCGTAGCGCGCGGCCAGGTTGAGGTCGTGCAGCACCACCACGACGCAGGCGCCCTCGTCGCGCCGCTCCCTCGCCGCCGCGAGCAGGCCCTCCTGGTGCTTGAGGTCGAGCGC from Nocardiopsis composta encodes:
- a CDS encoding DUF4333 domain-containing protein, giving the protein MRAGNRNRVAAGVGLGVLTLLLTAGCSFNASIGDAGPAEDGGAGGGESSAPESDGAAPESGGDAPGAGGDAAGVPADEVAQEAAAVLEEQVGQTPDDLTCPEDLPAEVGSSIRCELTAGGQTLGVTITTTSVEGSDVNFDVEVDEQPTG